A single region of the Streptomyces sp. AM 4-1-1 genome encodes:
- a CDS encoding peptidase C39 family protein, translating to MTGPTSRRTVLTAALAAAAGAGAVSSAGPAGAAARSTAPRHGTRAGRPPVDNHFWTTRDDWRSGSGSGTRDAGGHRPGLVIGTPAGRTEYTDPHTGRTSGWEYATWTSPVHRSAVPATEMIASWNAETPPGTWTQVEMCGTYTDETATPWYVMGRWAAGDGDIRRTSVDGQKDGRSSVWTDTLSVDDPAGGLRLVSYRLRLTLYRRPGSGLTPTVRRLGAMASDVPDRFTVPAATPGSAPELAVPRYSQNIHEGQYPEYDNGGEAWCSPTSSQMVIEYWGRRPTAEELAWVEPGTVDPQVCHAARFTYDYRYEGCGNWPFNAAYSATYRDMNAVVTRLGSLKDLEALVRSGIPVITSQSFLKEELTGAGYGTSGHLMAVIGFTAGGDVIANDPASPSDAAVRRVYRRREWENIWLRTKRYDANGQVRSGTGGVCYVYWPVGPSQEQHRVLESLGLL from the coding sequence ATGACCGGACCGACCTCACGCAGGACCGTCCTCACCGCCGCGCTCGCGGCCGCGGCGGGCGCCGGGGCGGTGTCGTCCGCGGGCCCGGCCGGCGCGGCGGCCCGCTCCACCGCCCCGCGGCACGGAACCCGGGCGGGCCGGCCGCCCGTGGACAACCACTTCTGGACCACCCGCGACGACTGGCGCTCCGGTTCCGGCTCCGGGACCCGGGACGCCGGGGGCCACCGCCCCGGTCTGGTGATCGGCACCCCGGCCGGCCGCACCGAGTACACCGACCCGCACACCGGACGGACCAGCGGCTGGGAGTACGCCACCTGGACCTCACCGGTCCACCGCTCCGCCGTCCCCGCGACGGAGATGATCGCGTCCTGGAACGCCGAAACCCCTCCGGGCACCTGGACTCAGGTCGAAATGTGCGGCACGTACACGGACGAGACCGCCACCCCGTGGTACGTCATGGGCCGGTGGGCGGCGGGGGACGGCGACATCCGGCGCACCTCGGTCGACGGCCAGAAGGACGGCCGCAGCTCGGTCTGGACCGACACCCTCTCGGTGGACGATCCGGCCGGCGGGCTCCGGCTGGTCTCGTACCGGCTGCGGCTCACCCTGTACCGCAGGCCGGGCAGCGGGCTCACCCCGACGGTACGGCGGCTCGGGGCGATGGCCTCGGACGTTCCCGACCGCTTCACGGTGCCCGCCGCCACGCCGGGCAGCGCACCCGAACTGGCGGTGCCGCGCTACTCGCAGAACATTCATGAGGGGCAGTACCCGGAGTACGACAACGGCGGCGAGGCGTGGTGCAGCCCCACCTCCTCGCAGATGGTCATCGAGTACTGGGGGCGCCGGCCCACCGCCGAGGAACTGGCCTGGGTCGAGCCGGGCACCGTCGACCCACAGGTCTGCCACGCGGCCAGGTTCACGTACGACTACCGGTACGAGGGCTGCGGCAACTGGCCGTTCAACGCCGCCTACTCCGCCACGTACCGGGACATGAACGCGGTCGTGACCCGGCTCGGGTCGCTGAAGGATCTGGAGGCCCTGGTCCGGTCGGGCATCCCCGTCATCACGTCCCAGTCCTTCCTGAAGGAGGAGCTGACCGGGGCGGGTTACGGGACCTCGGGCCACCTCATGGCCGTGATCGGCTTCACGGCCGGGGGCGATGTGATCGCCAACGACCCCGCCTCGCCGAGCGACGCGGCCGTCCGGCGGGTCTACCGGCGGCGCGAATGGGAGAACATCTGGCTGCGCACCAAGCGCTACGACGCGAACGGCCAGGTCAGGAGCGGCACGGGAGGGGTCTGCTACGTCTACTGGCCCGTCGGCCCGTCGCAGGAGCAGCACCGGGTCCTGGAGTCGCTCGGCCTGTTGTGA